The genomic DNA AGCCAGCCGCGCAGTTGCGCCGCGAACGCGGGCAGCTCGGCGGCGAGGGCCACCAGCCGCCGGTCGAAGACCGCCGCCCCCTCCGGGGTACGGGACAGCAGCAGCCCGATGCGCCGGACGAGGTCCCGGGTGCCGCACTCCGTGCGCCGCCCGGTGGCGCGGCCGACGGCGGCGAGCAGGGCGTCGAGCACGGCGGGCTCGCGCTCGCGGTCCAGGAGCACGGCGAGCAGTTCGCTGCGCAGGGCACCGGAGGTGCGGGTGCCGGGGTCCGCGACGACGGGCGCGAGCGCGCGGCGCACCACCGGCGAGTGCGCGGTCAGCAGCTCGACGGCGAGCGGGAGGAGTACGGCGCGGTCGCCCTGCCCGTGCTCCAGCCGCCGGTCCACGAAGTCGGCGGCGGCCGCGGCGCCTTCGGGGTGGTGCCCGACGTACTCGCGGACGAGGTCCGCGGCGCTGCGCGCCAGCGCGGGGGCGTCGGCGCGGACGCGGGCGAGGGTGCGCAGCACGTCGGCGGCGCCGTTGCCGGACTGGTGGAGGCGGTCCCGGAAGGCGTCGAGCACGGGCCCGGGGTGGGTGGCGAGCGCGGGGGCGAAGTCGGCGGGGGCGAGGTGCGGGTCGTCGCCGGCGAGGAGTGCGAGGGCGCGGTCGAGGTGCGCGGGGCGGCTCTCGGGGTCGCGGAGGAGCACGGCGAGGGCGGGGCCGTGGAGGGTGTCGTCGCCGGCGTGGGCGAGCAGGGCCTGCGCGGCGTAGCGCAGCAGCGCGCGGTCGGCGGCGCCGCGCGCGTGCCGGGCGGTCTTCGGCGCGTACGCCGCGGCGGCAACCCGCCGCTCCGGGCGGGGGTCGCGGGCCCAGCGGTCCACGGCGCGGCACAGGGCGGACGGCTCGTCCTCGGCGAGCGCGGCGAGAAGTTCGCCGGCACGAGGGTGGGCGGTGGCGACGAGGGCGTCGGCGAGGTCGTCCACGGCGCGGGCACGGTGGGTGTGGAGGAGCGCCTGGGCGGCGTCGGCGACGGTGGCGCCCTCGGCGGGCAGCGCGCGCTCGTCGTCGAACCAGCCGACGAGGAGCCGCTGCGCGGGGGTGGGGTCGGCGTGCAGCAGCTCCCCGGCGGCGGTCAGGTACGTGGACGGGCGGCGGGTGTCGGCGGGCACGAGGCGGCGCAGCAGGTCGAGGCGGTCGGCGAGCGGGAGGGGCAGCCGGGTGAAGAACGACGGGCCGAAGAGGGCGAGCACGGCGGGGAGTTGCGCGGTGCCGCCGAAGCGGGCGGCGTGCCCGGCGAGGCAGGCGGCGAGGCGCCGGAGCACCCGCCGGTACGGGCGGGCGTCGGGCACCCGCAGCAGGGTCTCGCCGAGCAGATGGGCGGCCCACCAGCCGCCGTCGGCCCCGGGGGGCAAACCGTGGCCCGGCTCCGGGAACGACGTGCGGCGGCTGACCGCGGCGTCGGCGGCGCCCAGCAGGTCCGTCAGCCGGCGGCCCAGCTCCGTACCGCCGTGCCGCCGCTCCAGCAGGAGCAGCGCCTCGACGCACGCCCCGATCCGGTGCGGCGGCACCGGCAGCGCGCGCCGCGCGGCGCCGCCGTCCGCGGAGGACGGCAGGTCTCCGGGGCGCCAGCGCTCGGAGGTGCGGTGGACGAGCACGGCGAGGGCGGCGTCGACGTCGAGGTGGGCGCCCTGCAGCCAGTCGGCGAACTCCTCGTGCGCGAACCGGTACCCGGCACCCGCGGGCACCAGCAGCCCCTCGGCGAGCACCGCGGAGGCCCACCCGGTGAGACCGGCGAGATGGTCCGGCACCCGCCAGGGAAACAGCTCCTCGAACGCCGCCCGCTCCAACTCCCCCTGCCCGGGCCCCAGACACCGCCGCGCCGCCTCATGCACCTGCCCGGCGACGTACACGGCCAGCCGCGAGACGGCGGCCCCCCGGGGCCCGCCGGGACCGGCGCCGCGGACGAGCCGGGAGGCGATGCGCAAAGAGACAAGCGCAAGGTAAGCCTCGAAAACCTCCCACCGCCGCGCCCCGGCACCACCCGGCGCGGTAGCGGAACGGCCCGGCCCCGCAGCAGCGGCAGCCGGCCCCGGGGCCGCTGCGGCACCCGCTCCCACCCCGGCCCGCGGCGAAGCCGCTGCCGCCCCGGACCCGCCCGGCGCGGAGGCACTATCGCCCAGGTCCGGACCCGCCCCGCCCGCCAGCGGTGCCGCGGACCCCGGTCCGGCGCCCGCGGGCCCCGCTCCCTGCCCGGCACCCGTCCGCTCCGTCCCGTACCCGGCGGAACCCGCTGCCGCGCCCGGCTCACCCGGCAACGGCGCTGCGGGCACCAGCCCGGCGCCCGCGCCCGGGGCCTGCGCCGGGGCCGCCGCGCCCCCGCGCGCCTCCTGCGTCCCGCCCCGGTCCGCCCCTCCCCCGCCCGGCTCCGCCGCCTCGCCCTCCCGCGGCAGCGCCGCGCGGACTTCCGCCAGCAGCCGCAGCGTCAGCGGGTGGCGGGACTCCGCCCC from Streptomyces sp. CMB-StM0423 includes the following:
- a CDS encoding trypsin-like peptidase domain-containing protein, whose protein sequence is MPYSSPPPRAPGTVVRIRDLAGRPRGTGFLVDAEGTVLTSHEAVDGLARLVLHAPGDAHTWLVESADVTSLPGADLAVVRAPGLAGARAFALAAAVPEDGTEVAVALPLARVPGRVVAAAAATYTATDRYHLVDGVLQLALAPHESLRAGGEASGAPVVDAASGAVVAVVGTALHADRGGVAHAVPLRGAADDAAGTLGAALDRGGAQVAAYGRDLNLAGAVELGEAGGGAAAGAGGFWGAAGAGGVAAADRVAWAAAATVTRGAAGPGGAAVAGVAEGLGACVGAALPGGSCAHVWGPPVERRGVGTEFGRFFGGGAHVLALAGGPGTGRSTELAGLAARRAAEGAPSVRLRGADLKVADAGVRDAVARALRDAARVVAAAAGAAGCAGDPASATAEAVAAQAHVAGRPLLVLLDGPEEMPPVLAAALGEWTAHTAEWLGEHGVRLVLACRPEYWERAGALFPAGMLHAGRSGPDALPPCVPLGDFTPAEAARARTHYGLPATALHGAESRHPLTLRLLAEVRAALPREGEAAEPGGGGADRGGTQEARGGAAAPAQAPGAGAGLVPAAPLPGEPGAAAGSAGYGTERTGAGQGAGPAGAGPGSAAPLAGGAGPDLGDSASAPGGSGAAAASPRAGVGAGAAAAPGPAAAAAGPGRSATAPGGAGARRWEVFEAYLALVSLRIASRLVRGAGPGGPRGAAVSRLAVYVAGQVHEAARRCLGPGQGELERAAFEELFPWRVPDHLAGLTGWASAVLAEGLLVPAGAGYRFAHEEFADWLQGAHLDVDAALAVLVHRTSERWRPGDLPSSADGGAARRALPVPPHRIGACVEALLLLERRHGGTELGRRLTDLLGAADAAVSRRTSFPEPGHGLPPGADGGWWAAHLLGETLLRVPDARPYRRVLRRLAACLAGHAARFGGTAQLPAVLALFGPSFFTRLPLPLADRLDLLRRLVPADTRRPSTYLTAAGELLHADPTPAQRLLVGWFDDERALPAEGATVADAAQALLHTHRARAVDDLADALVATAHPRAGELLAALAEDEPSALCRAVDRWARDPRPERRVAAAAYAPKTARHARGAADRALLRYAAQALLAHAGDDTLHGPALAVLLRDPESRPAHLDRALALLAGDDPHLAPADFAPALATHPGPVLDAFRDRLHQSGNGAADVLRTLARVRADAPALARSAADLVREYVGHHPEGAAAAADFVDRRLEHGQGDRAVLLPLAVELLTAHSPVVRRALAPVVADPGTRTSGALRSELLAVLLDREREPAVLDALLAAVGRATGRRTECGTRDLVRRIGLLLSRTPEGAAVFDRRLVALAAELPAFAAQLRGWLAADRDGWAVLLGPSAQLAVGTAHPRRAS